In Hwangdonia lutea, a single window of DNA contains:
- the guaB gene encoding IMP dehydrogenase, producing MTSQQNKILGEGLTYDDVLLVPAFSEVLPREVNIQTKFTRNITINVPIISAAMDTVTESKMAIAMAQEGGIGVLHKNMTIEEQALKVRRVKRAESGMIIDPVTLPLNAKVGDAKQYMAEYGIGGIPIVSEDRTLKGIVTNRDLRFEHDNTRLISEVMTSENLVTSAIGTSLQDAEKILQKHKIEKLLIVDDNFKLSGLITFRDITKVTQKPNANKDQYGRLRVAAAIGVTGDAVERAEALVNAGVDAVVIDTAHGHTKGVVLVLKEIKSKFPDLDVIVGNIATAEAARYLVDAGADAVKVGIGPGSICTTRVIAGVGFPQFSAVIEVAEAIKGSGVPVIADGGIRYTGDIPKAIAAGADTVMLGSLLAGTKESPGETIIYEGRKFKSYRGMGSVEAMKQGSKDRYFQDVEDDIKKLVPEGIVGRVPYKGDLYESIHQFIGGLRAGMGYCGAKDIATLKETGRFVKITASGINESHPHDVTITKESPNYSR from the coding sequence ATGACTTCACAACAAAATAAAATATTAGGAGAAGGTTTAACTTACGACGACGTTCTTTTGGTTCCAGCATTCTCAGAAGTACTTCCTCGCGAGGTCAATATCCAAACCAAATTCACACGCAACATTACCATTAACGTGCCCATTATTTCGGCGGCCATGGATACCGTTACCGAAAGTAAAATGGCCATAGCTATGGCGCAAGAAGGCGGCATTGGTGTACTGCACAAAAACATGACAATTGAAGAGCAGGCCTTAAAAGTTAGAAGGGTAAAGCGTGCGGAAAGCGGTATGATTATCGATCCGGTTACTTTACCACTCAATGCAAAGGTTGGTGATGCTAAACAATATATGGCCGAATATGGTATTGGAGGTATTCCTATTGTTAGTGAAGACCGCACGTTAAAAGGCATTGTTACCAATCGCGATTTGCGTTTCGAACACGATAACACGCGGCTAATTAGTGAGGTTATGACGAGTGAAAATCTAGTTACATCAGCTATAGGCACCTCGTTGCAAGATGCTGAAAAGATTCTCCAAAAACATAAAATTGAAAAGCTACTTATTGTTGATGATAACTTTAAACTATCGGGTTTAATTACCTTTAGGGATATTACAAAAGTTACCCAAAAACCCAATGCCAATAAAGACCAATACGGCCGTTTACGTGTGGCTGCGGCCATTGGCGTTACCGGTGATGCGGTTGAAAGGGCAGAAGCTTTAGTAAACGCCGGTGTTGATGCCGTAGTTATCGATACGGCGCATGGGCACACAAAAGGCGTGGTGTTGGTGTTAAAAGAAATAAAATCCAAATTCCCAGACCTTGATGTGATTGTGGGCAACATTGCAACGGCCGAAGCAGCAAGATATTTGGTTGATGCCGGTGCCGATGCCGTAAAAGTTGGTATTGGTCCAGGTTCTATTTGTACCACGCGCGTTATCGCAGGTGTTGGTTTTCCACAGTTCTCGGCAGTGATAGAAGTCGCCGAGGCTATAAAAGGAAGTGGTGTTCCGGTAATTGCAGATGGCGGCATCCGTTATACTGGCGATATACCCAAAGCAATTGCTGCGGGAGCAGATACGGTGATGCTTGGTTCGCTTTTAGCGGGAACCAAAGAATCGCCCGGAGAGACCATTATTTACGAAGGTCGAAAGTTTAAATCGTATCGAGGTATGGGTTCTGTTGAAGCCATGAAACAGGGTAGTAAAGACCGTTATTTTCAGGATGTTGAAGACGATATTAAAAAATTAGTGCCAGAAGGTATTGTTGGGCGTGTGCCGTACAAAGGCGATTTATACGAAAGCATTCACCAATTTATCGGTGGTTTACGTGCTGGCATGGGATATTGTGGCGCTAAAGACATCGCAACGCTAAAAGAAACTGGGCGCTTTGTGAAAATCACGGCGAGTGGTATTAACGAAAGCCATCCGCACGACGTTACCATTACCAAAGAATCTCCTAACTATTCAAGATAG
- a CDS encoding Crp/Fnr family transcriptional regulator: MDTHTYIAKKIFKNLTFSNQEIKIIDALFHKETYKKGAILLKAGDVVDAQYYIEDGCLRSFHINSKGKEYTVQFGCNDWWMSDFTAFFSNSKAILTIEVLQDATLYRISKEDKDFLYAKIPKVETFFRIKLERAFAAFQKRILASLSQSATERYINFVNTFQSIQQCLKNYHIASYLGITTESLSRIRKELSNN, from the coding sequence GTGGATACTCACACTTACATAGCAAAAAAAATATTCAAAAATCTTACTTTCTCAAATCAAGAAATAAAGATTATTGATGCTTTGTTTCATAAAGAAACCTACAAAAAAGGCGCAATATTGTTAAAAGCCGGCGATGTAGTTGATGCGCAATATTATATTGAAGATGGATGCTTACGCTCCTTTCATATAAATTCTAAAGGAAAGGAATATACGGTACAGTTTGGTTGCAATGATTGGTGGATGAGTGATTTTACCGCGTTTTTTTCAAATTCAAAAGCCATACTTACCATAGAAGTGCTGCAAGATGCTACGTTGTACCGGATTTCGAAAGAAGATAAAGACTTTTTGTATGCGAAAATACCCAAAGTAGAAACCTTTTTTAGGATAAAATTAGAGCGTGCGTTTGCTGCCTTCCAAAAGCGTATTTTGGCAAGTTTATCTCAATCTGCAACCGAACGCTACATTAATTTTGTTAATACTTTTCAGAGTATCCAGCAATGTTTAAAAAACTATCATATTGCATCTTATTTGGGTATTACCACCGAAAGTTTGAGTCGCATTAGAAAAGAATTATCAAACAACTGA
- a CDS encoding DUF2851 family protein, producing MQEDFLHYVWQHKKFDASNLKTTDAEPVSIVSVGQHNSNSGPDFFNAQLKIDDQLWAGNVEIHIKSSDWFLHNHEQDKTYDNVILHVVWEHDTNIYRKNNTAIPTLELKDYTFTSALNNYNKLFSKKNHWINCENEFESVDGFIIQNWLERLYFERLERKSEDINQLLKTSKNDWEAVLFKMLAKNFGLKVNADAFLSMANTVDFSIIRKLQNSQTSLEALFFGQADLLNADVEDAYFQNLVKEYQFLKQKFTLNNNNVTSVQFFRLRPPNFPTVRLSQLASLYHKEQNLFSKLNTINNIEDFYTLFSVQTSAFWDSHYTFDKVSKTSKKQLTKTFIDLLMINTIIPIKFAYAKYQGKQVEADIVKLMQHISSENNSVIEKFNALKKVSTSALQSQGLLQLKNEYCSKNKCLQCAVGNTLLNK from the coding sequence ATGCAAGAGGATTTTCTACATTACGTCTGGCAACACAAAAAATTTGATGCATCTAATTTAAAAACCACCGATGCAGAACCGGTTTCCATAGTTTCGGTTGGACAACACAATAGCAATTCTGGACCTGATTTTTTTAACGCCCAACTAAAAATTGACGACCAGCTTTGGGCGGGAAATGTAGAAATTCATATTAAATCTTCCGATTGGTTTTTGCACAATCACGAGCAAGACAAGACTTATGATAATGTAATTCTACACGTGGTTTGGGAACACGATACCAATATTTACAGAAAGAATAACACGGCAATACCCACTTTGGAGCTGAAAGATTACACCTTTACTTCGGCGTTAAATAATTACAATAAATTGTTTTCTAAAAAGAATCATTGGATTAATTGTGAAAATGAATTTGAAAGTGTTGACGGTTTTATAATCCAAAATTGGTTAGAGCGTTTGTATTTTGAGCGATTGGAGCGAAAATCTGAAGATATAAACCAACTTTTAAAAACATCAAAAAACGATTGGGAGGCCGTTTTATTTAAAATGCTTGCCAAAAATTTCGGACTTAAAGTTAATGCCGATGCCTTTTTAAGTATGGCAAATACTGTAGATTTTTCAATTATTAGAAAACTGCAAAATAGCCAAACCAGTTTGGAAGCCTTGTTTTTTGGTCAAGCTGATTTGTTGAACGCTGATGTTGAAGATGCTTATTTTCAAAATTTAGTAAAAGAATATCAATTTTTAAAACAGAAATTTACATTAAACAATAACAATGTAACCTCGGTTCAGTTTTTTAGATTACGGCCACCAAATTTTCCAACCGTACGCTTATCGCAATTAGCAAGCTTATATCACAAAGAGCAAAATCTGTTTTCAAAACTTAATACAATAAACAATATTGAAGATTTTTACACCCTATTTTCGGTACAAACATCAGCGTTTTGGGACTCGCATTACACGTTCGATAAAGTTTCAAAAACATCAAAAAAACAACTCACCAAAACGTTTATCGATTTGTTAATGATTAATACCATTATTCCTATAAAATTCGCTTATGCAAAGTATCAAGGCAAACAGGTTGAAGCAGATATCGTAAAGCTAATGCAGCACATTTCTTCAGAAAATAACAGTGTTATCGAAAAATTCAATGCGCTTAAAAAAGTATCGACTTCCGCTTTACAATCCCAAGGGTTGCTTCAGCTAAAAAATGAATATTGCAGTAAAAATAAATGCTTGCAATGTGCCGTGGGAAACACACTTTTAAACAAATAA
- a CDS encoding PspC domain-containing protein, with amino-acid sequence MNIFYKPLLFFQKHGYYVCQRIADRFGIRAKVVRTTFMYLTFVTVGFGFALYLFLAFWMHVKDLVYTKRSSVFDL; translated from the coding sequence ATGAACATTTTCTACAAACCCTTATTGTTTTTTCAAAAGCACGGATATTATGTTTGTCAGCGAATTGCAGACAGGTTTGGTATTCGGGCTAAAGTGGTGCGTACAACGTTTATGTATCTTACTTTTGTAACCGTTGGTTTTGGTTTTGCACTCTACTTATTTTTGGCTTTTTGGATGCACGTTAAAGATTTGGTTTATACAAAACGCTCATCGGTTTTTGATTTATGA
- a CDS encoding potassium channel family protein: MNPLIKIFRTKIYTAIFLLILLVGIGVVGFKSMSYYTWIDALYMTVITITTVGFKEVHPLDDATKIFTIFLILTSVIILGYALSVITEYILSKNNFEELKQKKMQKKIDSLKNHIIICGYGRNGRQAARKLFAYNKPFVIIEKNKELVDKTGNEETPFVLGNASEDDTLLQAGIDRASCLITALPNDADNLFIVLSARQINKDINIISRASQETSYKKLKLAGANNVILPDKIGGDHMASLVVVPGLMEFVDNLSIVGKSNINIEEIAVEKLTKEIKTIKDLDLRKKTGCSVIGYKDENGEYIVNPEADLDLAPHSKIIVLGRPEQIEVLNSVYNID; encoded by the coding sequence ATGAATCCACTAATAAAAATTTTTAGAACAAAAATTTACACAGCAATTTTTCTGTTGATTCTTTTAGTGGGCATTGGTGTTGTTGGTTTTAAATCGATGTCTTATTACACCTGGATCGATGCACTTTACATGACCGTTATAACCATAACTACTGTTGGTTTTAAAGAGGTTCACCCATTAGATGATGCCACAAAAATTTTCACTATATTTTTAATTTTAACAAGTGTTATTATATTAGGATATGCCTTATCTGTGATTACCGAATATATTTTAAGTAAGAATAATTTTGAAGAATTAAAACAAAAAAAGATGCAGAAAAAGATTGATAGTTTAAAAAACCACATTATAATTTGTGGTTACGGAAGAAATGGAAGACAAGCTGCAAGAAAATTATTTGCCTACAATAAACCATTTGTCATTATTGAAAAAAATAAAGAATTAGTCGATAAAACTGGAAATGAAGAAACCCCGTTTGTGTTGGGTAACGCCAGTGAAGATGACACCTTATTGCAGGCGGGAATTGATAGAGCATCGTGTTTAATAACGGCTTTGCCAAACGATGCCGATAATTTATTTATCGTACTTTCTGCCCGACAAATTAATAAGGATATAAACATTATAAGTCGCGCTTCTCAAGAAACCTCGTATAAAAAATTAAAACTTGCAGGTGCCAACAATGTTATTTTACCAGATAAAATTGGTGGCGACCACATGGCTTCGTTGGTCGTGGTTCCGGGACTCATGGAATTTGTGGACAACCTGTCAATCGTTGGGAAATCCAATATAAATATTGAAGAGATTGCTGTCGAAAAACTTACCAAAGAAATAAAAACCATTAAAGATTTAGATCTTAGAAAAAAAACCGGTTGTTCTGTGATTGGATATAAAGATGAAAACGGCGAATATATAGTAAATCCCGAAGCTGATTTGGATCTTGCACCGCATTCAAAAATTATAGTTTTAGGTCGGCCAGAGCAAATTGAAGTGCTTAATTCTGTATATAATATTGATTAG